The following proteins are encoded in a genomic region of Chloroflexota bacterium:
- a CDS encoding flavin reductase family protein yields the protein MDEAAKKQALRMIPYGLFVLTAKNGDDVASATVNWVTQTSFKPPLVAVGIKLDTHPYATVRAAGHFAINVLSASQKDVAQEFFMTVHPEGNRLGSVTIRPGATGAPIINEVPAYWECRLVDVVEQGDHHLFIGEVVEAGVHENPAPPLLMRDTGWNYGG from the coding sequence TTGGACGAGGCCGCGAAAAAACAAGCGCTCCGAATGATCCCCTACGGGCTGTTCGTTCTGACGGCAAAGAACGGCGACGATGTCGCGTCGGCTACGGTCAACTGGGTCACCCAGACGTCGTTCAAGCCGCCCCTGGTGGCCGTGGGGATCAAGCTCGACACGCATCCGTACGCAACGGTTCGGGCCGCCGGCCACTTCGCCATCAACGTGCTCAGCGCAAGCCAGAAGGATGTGGCCCAGGAATTCTTCATGACCGTCCACCCGGAGGGAAACCGGCTCGGGTCCGTCACGATCCGGCCGGGAGCGACAGGCGCGCCGATCATCAACGAGGTGCCCGCTTACTGGGAATGCCGGCTCGTGGACGTCGTGGAGCAGGGCGATCACCACCTTTTCATCGGAGAGGTCGTGGAGGCCGGAGTCCACGAGAACCCCGCTCCACCTCTCTTGATGCGCGATACTGGGTGGAACTACGGCGGCTAA